One window of Gloeothece citriformis PCC 7424 genomic DNA carries:
- a CDS encoding glycosyltransferase family 87 protein — MKPKKIFWDENKTILALSVILACFSFAYLSKGFYHLLISDIGAKDLFSRWQEQQSISYHIRQHLTQNFLSEPPKNTVFSIYPPWAWIVGLFIFPPIPFEMLRLYYALLNIISLVIVGLFGYQLGCRHGKLKAWFSVTVCLSLSSYSTTLGVGQYGIIINAFLIGALWFLEKRKDLLAGICLGLALTKPNISAFFIFIPLVRKKIKVVFALIIYMIGLNSLVWVLTSLNPFTILMLQFKLIKTFAESGYSGVNILRDFGVEITIAIVLLIIGGTGLSLISFALFKKSSWLFLLAIAAVIGRISMYHLIYDNVMLIFLLLACLTLTLNKSKPGNILIFSLVLLSLLLPAKVIDLFSFLEPIQFVIWISAMIYLVTQPQSHYEYREINLPTRLKESKLI, encoded by the coding sequence ATGAAACCTAAAAAAATATTCTGGGATGAAAACAAGACAATCTTAGCTTTATCTGTCATTCTTGCTTGTTTCAGTTTCGCTTACCTGAGTAAAGGATTCTATCATCTTCTTATCAGTGATATCGGAGCAAAAGATTTATTTTCTCGCTGGCAGGAACAACAATCCATATCTTATCATATTAGGCAACATTTAACTCAAAATTTTTTATCTGAACCGCCTAAAAATACGGTTTTTTCAATTTATCCTCCTTGGGCTTGGATAGTAGGATTATTCATTTTTCCTCCTATTCCCTTTGAAATGTTACGGCTATATTATGCTTTACTGAATATAATTTCTTTAGTCATTGTCGGATTATTTGGCTATCAACTCGGTTGTCGTCATGGAAAATTAAAAGCTTGGTTTTCAGTGACTGTCTGTTTATCCCTCAGCAGTTACTCTACGACATTAGGGGTGGGACAATATGGCATTATAATTAATGCGTTTTTAATTGGAGCATTATGGTTTTTAGAGAAACGTAAAGATTTACTAGCAGGAATATGTCTAGGCTTGGCACTTACTAAACCTAATATTTCTGCTTTTTTTATCTTTATTCCTCTGGTTCGGAAAAAAATTAAAGTTGTTTTTGCCTTGATCATTTATATGATCGGTTTAAATTCTTTAGTGTGGGTTTTGACTTCTCTTAATCCTTTTACTATTTTAATGTTACAATTCAAACTGATCAAAACCTTTGCAGAAAGTGGTTATTCAGGAGTAAATATTTTGAGGGATTTTGGGGTTGAAATAACTATCGCTATCGTCTTACTCATTATAGGAGGAACAGGATTATCCCTAATCAGTTTTGCTTTATTTAAAAAATCATCATGGTTATTTCTTTTGGCTATTGCTGCTGTTATTGGCAGAATTTCTATGTATCATCTGATTTATGATAATGTCATGCTCATTTTCTTGTTATTAGCTTGTCTAACCCTAACTTTAAATAAATCTAAGCCAGGAAATATTTTAATATTTAGTTTGGTATTACTCAGTTTATTACTACCGGCAAAAGTTATCGATTTATTTTCTTTTCTAGAACCGATTCAGTTTGTTATATGGATCAGTGCTATGATCTATCTGGTGACTCAACCCCAGTCACATTACGAGTATAGAGAAATAAATCTACCAACAAGATTGAAAGAAAGCAAACTTATATGA
- a CDS encoding DnaJ domain-containing protein: MTEFVNYYEILQVSPTATLEEIKAAFRRLAREYHPDVNPNNPAAEVKFKQINQAYQILGDPHQRYLYDQQVNFKVDPSSPSPLTAEDYYRQGLTKIQRQSYLEAIKNFTKAIELNPNFLEAYLRRIEAFYKSGKDRQVLEDCQKVLQIHPNCSQAYYYLGCSRQRLGYTQSAIEAYSQAIFYQPYEAEFYHHRGLAYHELKSFSFAFNDLEKALYLSRQKRDYRLAHLIAKDFKKSALDLIKSRLKLGLLPFTFSFNVILNTLFNLKFIFTQPRQGLLESYYRLDQKQIIAVSLVNGCISYFLFSHLNLVNPNFFNFLPFLGLIFISFMSRTLGSRYGQFSGDLFVAGSSLLPLSFIGGLLTFFQEINPVLKITLVLLGLGYTAFILDTGLREIANLPKKLTLFLMPLMLVVISFPFWGLFSIL; this comes from the coding sequence ATGACAGAGTTCGTAAATTATTATGAAATTCTTCAAGTTTCTCCTACAGCTACTTTGGAGGAAATTAAAGCAGCGTTTCGTCGTCTAGCGAGAGAGTATCATCCCGACGTAAATCCGAATAATCCAGCAGCAGAAGTCAAATTTAAGCAAATTAATCAAGCTTATCAAATTTTGGGAGATCCCCATCAACGTTATTTATACGATCAACAAGTTAATTTTAAGGTTGATCCCTCGTCGCCTTCTCCATTAACCGCCGAAGATTATTATCGTCAGGGATTGACTAAAATTCAGCGTCAAAGTTATTTAGAAGCGATTAAAAATTTTACGAAAGCTATTGAACTGAATCCGAATTTTTTAGAGGCTTATTTACGACGAATTGAAGCTTTTTATAAAAGTGGAAAAGATCGTCAAGTGTTAGAAGATTGTCAGAAAGTTTTACAGATTCATCCTAATTGTTCTCAGGCTTATTATTATTTGGGATGTTCTCGCCAACGCTTAGGTTATACTCAATCAGCAATCGAAGCTTACAGTCAGGCGATTTTTTACCAACCTTATGAAGCCGAATTTTATCATCATAGAGGATTAGCTTACCATGAATTAAAGTCTTTTTCGTTTGCCTTTAATGATTTAGAAAAAGCCCTTTATTTATCTCGTCAAAAGAGAGATTACCGACTTGCCCATTTAATTGCAAAAGATTTTAAAAAATCGGCATTAGATCTGATTAAAAGTCGATTAAAATTAGGGTTACTCCCTTTTACTTTTTCTTTTAACGTCATCCTTAATACCCTATTCAATTTAAAATTTATTTTCACCCAGCCTAGACAAGGATTATTAGAAAGTTATTATCGATTAGATCAAAAGCAAATTATTGCCGTTAGTCTGGTTAATGGCTGTATTAGTTATTTCTTATTTTCACACCTTAATTTAGTTAATCCAAATTTTTTTAATTTTTTACCCTTTTTAGGGTTAATTTTTATCAGTTTTATGAGTCGGACTTTAGGGAGTCGTTATGGACAGTTTTCAGGAGATCTATTTGTAGCCGGTTCAAGTTTATTACCTTTAAGTTTTATCGGAGGATTACTAACTTTTTTTCAGGAAATTAACCCGGTTCTTAAAATTACTTTAGTTTTACTGGGTTTGGGTTATACTGCATTCATTTTAGATACAGGATTGAGAGAAATTGCTAATCTTCCCAAAAAGTTAACCCTTTTTCTTATGCCTTTAATGTTAGTAGTAATCAGTTTTCCGTTTTGGGGACTATTCAGCATTTTATAA
- a CDS encoding Tic20 family protein yields the protein MTTPATTEVKDRILAALVYILPLIYALPFGVSLLKQIPFLGLIYLPLSPLISLYYSLPFAGLIIFFVLFFAVVRNERVSRFIRFNTLQAILIDIALILCGLILPIFGQVLAGENLLVLTLNNTVFLGTLTACIFGIIQSARGFYAEIPAISEAVYAQLPW from the coding sequence ATGACAACGCCAGCAACCACAGAGGTTAAAGACCGAATTTTAGCGGCCTTGGTTTATATCTTGCCTTTGATATACGCTTTACCCTTTGGAGTCTCATTACTGAAGCAGATTCCCTTTTTAGGGTTAATTTATCTGCCCTTATCCCCTTTAATTTCTCTATATTACAGCCTTCCCTTTGCCGGATTGATTATTTTCTTTGTTTTGTTTTTTGCCGTCGTCAGAAATGAACGAGTTAGTCGGTTTATTCGTTTCAATACTTTACAAGCAATTTTAATCGATATTGCTTTAATTTTATGTGGGTTAATTTTGCCGATTTTTGGTCAAGTGTTAGCGGGTGAGAATTTACTGGTTTTGACCTTAAATAATACCGTCTTTTTAGGAACTTTGACGGCCTGTATTTTTGGCATAATTCAGTCAGCTAGAGGGTTTTACGCCGAAATTCCGGCTATTTCTGAAGCGGTTTATGCCCAACTTCCTTGGTAG
- a CDS encoding pentapeptide repeat-containing protein encodes MRTWIKLLIGLWVIGWVLFSCSPVFAASSRVPLTPELLQERLTNLILSDGVSTIDLTYLTIDLSNENSEFRQTFYQQLQNRLNRSKQPLGIDFSDSIIIGELNASGMGLPTPLSTVALSPLLTPLEQEQLKKDARFRVQDQPHAISVTVFRGFLKFQRTLFNDRVDFSNTFFLQSLEALDANFKEETNFSGATFARIADFSQAIFEQNINFSEVQFFAEARFSHTQFKKEVKFMGSRFEKDGIFDEAEFSQLADFSQIQWLGKASLSQTHWRDRVLFSKSIFFESLSLVNATFEKSVAFRATLFKQRVELKDVKLLSQIDFSNGIFFPHVFINVSGLAFESESAKILGDTGIIGKILVLSKLEENETVVRNLVQNFRNLEQIPDANQIEYKKEKLRFSQLSTQIYNSSLTEILQGRWLKEISSWLLLSLLLLFSHFGSNFNLVLGVGIVSISYFGFLFWFVDRWRRRFPNPILPERYDIYCMSLSFIGLTIIGISDIFQSAEYPGITLIGLSFLLLPIPLGLVGYLYYQGRYHDLMDTSYFMREGSLRDLRLLIVRLPIIPENVFFRDRYTFLPWQRRWNWLNYYDFSLNNWLKIGFNDIRLRDQHLPGIISTLVWYQWSLGLLYIALLLWTLSRTIPGLNLLIYLK; translated from the coding sequence ATGAGAACATGGATTAAACTCCTGATCGGGTTATGGGTTATCGGGTGGGTGTTATTCTCTTGTTCACCAGTTTTCGCGGCATCTTCTAGAGTTCCCTTAACCCCAGAATTATTACAAGAACGCTTAACTAATTTAATCCTCAGTGATGGAGTCTCAACGATTGATCTGACTTATTTAACCATTGACTTAAGCAACGAAAATTCCGAGTTTCGTCAGACATTTTACCAACAGCTACAAAATCGCTTAAATCGGTCTAAGCAACCTCTAGGAATAGATTTTAGTGATTCTATTATTATAGGCGAGTTAAACGCCTCTGGAATGGGATTACCAACCCCCCTCTCAACTGTTGCTTTATCCCCTTTGTTAACTCCCCTCGAACAAGAACAGTTAAAAAAAGATGCTCGTTTTAGGGTTCAAGATCAACCCCATGCTATCTCTGTCACTGTGTTTCGAGGATTTCTAAAATTTCAGCGCACTTTATTTAATGATCGGGTGGATTTTTCTAATACTTTTTTTTTACAGTCTCTAGAAGCATTAGACGCTAATTTTAAAGAAGAAACTAATTTTTCGGGAGCGACTTTTGCGAGAATCGCTGATTTTAGTCAAGCTATTTTTGAGCAAAATATTAACTTTAGTGAAGTTCAGTTTTTTGCTGAGGCTCGATTTAGTCATACTCAGTTTAAAAAAGAAGTTAAATTTATGGGTAGTCGCTTTGAAAAAGACGGGATTTTTGACGAAGCGGAATTTTCTCAACTGGCTGATTTTAGCCAAATTCAGTGGTTAGGAAAAGCCAGTTTATCCCAAACTCATTGGCGCGATCGCGTTTTGTTTTCCAAAAGTATTTTTTTTGAGTCTTTATCTCTAGTTAATGCTACTTTTGAAAAATCAGTAGCATTTAGAGCAACATTATTTAAACAACGAGTTGAGTTAAAAGATGTGAAACTCTTAAGTCAAATTGATTTTAGTAATGGGATTTTTTTTCCTCATGTGTTTATTAATGTTTCTGGATTAGCTTTTGAGTCTGAATCCGCTAAAATTTTAGGAGATACAGGAATTATTGGCAAAATTTTAGTTTTATCTAAGTTAGAAGAAAATGAAACCGTTGTGCGGAATTTAGTCCAAAATTTTCGTAATTTAGAACAAATTCCCGATGCTAATCAAATTGAATATAAAAAAGAAAAGTTACGATTTTCTCAACTGTCAACCCAAATTTATAACAGTTCTTTAACAGAAATTTTACAAGGTCGATGGCTCAAAGAGATTAGTTCTTGGTTATTATTATCGTTACTGTTATTATTTAGCCATTTTGGGAGTAATTTTAATTTAGTGTTGGGAGTCGGGATTGTTAGTATTAGTTATTTTGGCTTTTTGTTTTGGTTTGTTGATCGTTGGCGACGGCGTTTTCCTAACCCGATTCTTCCTGAACGTTATGATATTTATTGTATGAGTTTGAGTTTTATCGGATTAACGATTATTGGTATTTCTGATATTTTTCAATCGGCGGAATATCCTGGAATAACTTTAATCGGGTTGAGTTTTTTATTATTACCTATCCCTTTAGGTTTAGTGGGTTATCTTTATTATCAGGGACGTTATCATGATTTAATGGATACTTCTTATTTTATGAGAGAAGGCAGTTTAAGGGATTTAAGACTTTTAATTGTCCGATTACCTATTATTCCTGAAAATGTTTTTTTCCGCGATCGCTATACATTTTTACCTTGGCAACGTCGCTGGAATTGGTTAAATTATTATGATTTTAGTTTAAATAATTGGCTAAAAATAGGATTTAATGATATTCGCCTAAGAGATCAACATCTTCCCGGTATTATTTCTACTTTGGTTTGGTATCAGTGGAGTTTAGGACTATTATATATTGCTTTATTACTGTGGACATTATCCCGAACCATTCCGGGATTAAATTTATTGATTTATTTAAAATAA
- a CDS encoding molybdenum cofactor guanylyltransferase — translation MDTTLKNSITAIILAGGESTRMGQDKALLTLRGIPLLKHIYLLAKECAVCVYIITPKIDRYQSILPNECHFLREVPLSGETYPHGPLIGFAQGLTEVKTEWVLLLACDLPCLTVSEVQKWSESLDNVSEEVIAVVPRRDNRWEALCGFYRRSSLNLLNQYITQGGRSFQGWLGQHPVQELSVSNPQVLFNCNTPEDLTHVPDIDFI, via the coding sequence ATGGATACAACTCTAAAAAACTCAATTACCGCTATCATCCTCGCTGGAGGAGAAAGTACCCGTATGGGACAAGATAAAGCACTCCTTACCCTTCGCGGTATTCCTCTGCTTAAACACATTTATTTATTAGCAAAGGAATGTGCTGTCTGTGTTTATATCATTACTCCTAAAATAGACCGTTATCAATCTATCTTACCGAATGAGTGTCATTTCCTTCGAGAAGTCCCATTATCCGGCGAAACCTATCCCCATGGCCCTTTAATTGGGTTTGCACAAGGGTTAACTGAGGTTAAAACCGAATGGGTTCTTTTACTGGCCTGTGATTTACCCTGTTTAACGGTGTCTGAGGTGCAAAAATGGAGTGAGTCTCTCGACAATGTTTCAGAAGAAGTGATAGCGGTAGTTCCTCGACGAGATAATCGCTGGGAAGCTTTATGTGGATTTTATCGCCGTTCTAGTTTAAATTTGCTTAATCAGTATATCACTCAAGGGGGAAGATCCTTTCAAGGATGGTTAGGACAACATCCTGTACAAGAATTGTCCGTCAGTAACCCTCAAGTTTTATTTAATTGCAATACTCCGGAAGATTTAACTCATGTCCCAGACATAGATTTCATCTGA
- a CDS encoding YgfZ/GcvT domain-containing protein, producing the protein MMEELRENQIKLGGVLSPDGTKINSFGNDRAGLEAAQTGVGLYDRSHWGLLQLKGEDRSRFLHNQTTNNINSLKSGQGCDTVFINSTGRTLDLATVYVTDEAIEVLVSPNRRSFLMTWMDRYIFPMDKVELTDISEQNAIFTLLGPHSDRILEKLNLKSIIGQPVGSHLTGEVANCLVRVGVGTGLTLPGYTFIIPREKALPVWQEFVNTEVTLLGENVWEHLRILQGRPVPDRELTEEYNPLESGLWKTISFDKGCYIGQETIARLNTYKGVKQRLWGVKLDHPVEPDTEIFLEETKIGVLTSCTETQTGGFGLAYVKTKAGGEGLRVTVKGQTGELVSVPFLTHEYYQPKS; encoded by the coding sequence ATGATGGAAGAACTTAGAGAAAATCAAATTAAATTAGGTGGGGTTTTGTCACCAGATGGCACTAAAATTAACTCTTTTGGCAACGATCGCGCGGGTTTAGAGGCGGCACAAACAGGGGTAGGATTGTATGATCGCTCTCATTGGGGTTTACTTCAACTTAAAGGAGAAGATCGATCGCGCTTTTTACATAATCAAACCACCAATAATATTAATAGCTTAAAATCCGGTCAAGGATGTGATACCGTTTTTATCAACTCTACAGGACGAACCCTAGATTTAGCAACGGTTTATGTCACTGATGAGGCGATCGAGGTTTTAGTTTCTCCTAACCGACGCTCATTTTTAATGACGTGGATGGATCGCTATATTTTCCCGATGGATAAGGTAGAATTAACCGATATTTCCGAGCAAAATGCAATTTTTACCCTTTTGGGGCCCCATAGCGATCGGATTTTAGAAAAGTTAAACTTAAAGAGTATTATAGGGCAACCCGTAGGGAGTCATCTGACTGGGGAAGTGGCAAATTGTTTAGTTAGGGTAGGGGTTGGAACTGGTTTAACTTTACCGGGATATACCTTTATTATTCCTCGAGAAAAAGCACTCCCAGTTTGGCAGGAATTCGTGAATACTGAAGTCACTTTGTTAGGGGAAAACGTTTGGGAACACTTACGTATTCTTCAAGGTAGACCGGTTCCCGATCGAGAATTGACAGAAGAGTATAATCCTTTAGAATCGGGATTATGGAAAACGATTTCTTTTGATAAAGGGTGTTATATTGGCCAAGAAACGATCGCGCGATTAAATACTTATAAAGGGGTTAAACAGCGACTTTGGGGAGTTAAATTGGATCACCCCGTTGAACCGGATACAGAGATTTTTTTAGAAGAGACTAAGATAGGAGTTCTGACAAGCTGTACGGAAACACAAACCGGTGGGTTTGGGTTAGCTTATGTGAAAACAAAAGCCGGAGGAGAAGGGTTAAGGGTAACGGTAAAAGGACAAACGGGTGAATTAGTGAGTGTTCCTTTTTTAACCCATGAATATTATCAACCGAAGTCTTAA
- the coaD gene encoding pantetheine-phosphate adenylyltransferase → MIAIYPGSFDPITLGHLDIIERGGQLFDLVIVTVLRNPNKQPLFSVEKRVEQIRECTQHLSNVEVDSFTGLTVEYAKLRNAKVLLRGLRVLSDFEKELQMAHTNVTLWDGIETVFLATAKEYSFLSSSIVKEIAKFGGSISHLVPKNVAQDITLYYS, encoded by the coding sequence GTGATTGCGATTTACCCGGGTAGTTTCGATCCCATTACTCTAGGACATTTGGATATTATTGAACGAGGCGGACAACTTTTTGATCTTGTCATCGTAACGGTATTGCGTAATCCTAATAAGCAACCTCTGTTTTCTGTTGAAAAACGAGTTGAACAAATTCGGGAATGTACTCAACATCTATCTAACGTAGAAGTAGACAGTTTTACCGGATTAACTGTGGAATATGCTAAATTACGGAATGCTAAAGTTTTGCTGAGAGGATTAAGGGTGCTTTCTGACTTTGAAAAAGAACTCCAAATGGCTCACACGAACGTTACTTTATGGGATGGGATAGAAACCGTATTTTTAGCCACAGCTAAAGAATATAGCTTCTTAAGTAGTAGCATTGTCAAAGAAATTGCTAAATTCGGAGGCTCTATCTCTCATTTAGTTCCTAAAAATGTAGCCCAGGATATTACTCTATATTACAGTTAA
- a CDS encoding calcium-binding protein: protein MAVFTVTNLLDNGKGSLRQAIARANSLEGTDIIKFSRNLKGSTITLTSGELSITDSVTLKGLGAEWLKISGNDSSRIFNIDDGSDQILEVLISDLTLTEGRTTGSEDFAARGGAIFNANETLTLINTSITGSTAQGASVDFYDYYNDTTWSGGGAIYNSSGNLTIINSVISGNTAKGGTSYQQYQYLYAGGSASGGGIFNATGNLSVTNSIISGNTAIGGDGELGGSGHGGGISNRGSLTVTNSIISDNTAEGSYGDGSAWGGGIEGSNITVNNSTISNNTAIGGRGRQGIRYRSIEPYAGSIGGYASGGGILGANLIVNNSTITGNTAIGGEGGRGAYGYNSSYLALAEGGDGGTGGQARGGGIGIMGISSIATISNSTISGNTVIGGNGGTGGSGALFYIDDNSYDAGDGTDGEGGSGTGGGIWAIYAHLTITNSTITQNSAQGGMGSSNGQTAGAGVITETQLSGNSTPITLTSTIIAGNTDNQDVAGTFTSGGYNLIGNGEDSTGLIDGVNHDQVGTTANPIDPLLSPLQDNGGPTLTHALLPGSPAIDAGNNDSNLISDQRGAPRVVGDAADIGALEVADQTLLGNESSNSFTGGAGNDFLEGGDGNDTLNGSKGNDGLRGGAGSDRLMGSDGNDLLIGGLERDILAGGEGADVFRFESLADSSLLSPDRIRDFNQTEGDRFQLLPTNPSTLWNAGDVTGDNLRVALEAAYADSNQSAGGSQPLGLNEAVLFNFGSRSYLSINNTISGFNPEQDLVVEVSGIVLASGDENAGVLSVSDYFV from the coding sequence ATGGCAGTCTTTACCGTTACTAATTTGCTAGATAATGGAAAGGGAAGTCTCCGACAAGCCATTGCCCGTGCAAACAGTTTAGAAGGCACAGATATCATTAAATTTTCCCGTAATCTCAAAGGTAGCACTATCACTTTAACCAGTGGGGAATTATCGATTACTGATTCTGTCACTCTTAAGGGTTTAGGGGCAGAGTGGTTAAAAATTAGTGGCAACGATAGCTCCCGGATATTCAACATTGATGATGGAAGTGATCAAATCCTTGAGGTGCTGATTTCGGACTTAACTCTAACTGAGGGACGTACCACAGGTTCAGAAGACTTCGCCGCTAGAGGCGGAGCTATTTTCAACGCGAATGAAACCTTAACTTTAATTAATACTTCGATTACTGGCAGCACAGCGCAAGGAGCGTCGGTTGATTTCTATGATTACTATAATGATACAACCTGGTCTGGGGGAGGGGCAATTTATAACTCATCCGGTAACCTAACCATAATTAACAGTGTTATCAGTGGCAATACAGCCAAGGGCGGTACTTCCTATCAACAATATCAATATCTATACGCTGGAGGTAGCGCAAGCGGAGGAGGTATTTTTAATGCGACAGGCAACCTAAGCGTGACTAACAGTATTATTAGTGGCAATACTGCAATAGGGGGCGATGGTGAATTAGGAGGCAGTGGTCATGGGGGTGGGATTAGTAACCGGGGAAGTTTAACGGTAACTAATAGTATTATCAGCGATAATACAGCAGAAGGAAGTTATGGCGATGGGAGTGCCTGGGGGGGTGGTATTGAGGGATCAAACATAACAGTCAATAACAGCACCATTAGCAATAATACAGCGATAGGAGGTCGTGGCCGTCAAGGAATAAGATATCGTTCTATTGAGCCTTACGCCGGTTCTATCGGAGGCTATGCTTCAGGAGGAGGCATTCTGGGAGCGAACCTGATAGTAAACAATAGTACCATCACCGGCAATACAGCTATAGGAGGTGAAGGGGGTAGGGGAGCTTATGGATATAACTCTAGCTACCTTGCCCTTGCTGAGGGGGGTGATGGTGGCACAGGCGGCCAAGCTAGAGGCGGTGGCATCGGGATCATGGGTATAAGTTCGATTGCAACAATCAGCAACAGCACGATTAGCGGAAATACAGTAATCGGGGGTAATGGAGGAACAGGAGGTTCTGGCGCTCTTTTTTATATTGATGATAACTCTTACGATGCCGGAGATGGTACAGATGGTGAGGGAGGCAGTGGTACAGGAGGCGGAATTTGGGCAATTTATGCTCATTTGACGATTACTAATAGCACCATTACCCAAAATTCAGCACAAGGTGGGATGGGTAGCAGCAACGGTCAAACCGCAGGTGCAGGAGTGATTACCGAGACACAACTTAGTGGTAACAGCACGCCAATAACTCTGACCAGCACTATCATTGCCGGCAACACTGATAATCAAGATGTGGCCGGAACTTTTACATCTGGCGGCTACAATTTGATTGGCAATGGTGAAGACTCAACAGGTTTAATTGATGGAGTTAATCACGACCAAGTCGGAACAACCGCTAATCCGATTGACCCTCTGTTAAGTCCTTTGCAAGATAACGGTGGCCCCACTCTGACTCATGCTCTCCTGCCGGGAAGTCCCGCCATTGATGCAGGGAATAACGACTCCAACCTAATCAGTGATCAACGAGGCGCACCGAGGGTTGTGGGAGATGCGGCAGATATTGGAGCGCTTGAGGTAGCCGATCAAACCTTACTGGGGAATGAAAGCTCAAATAGCTTCACAGGCGGAGCGGGTAACGATTTCTTAGAGGGTGGAGACGGAAATGATACCCTCAATGGGAGTAAGGGAAATGATGGGTTAAGAGGAGGAGCCGGCAGCGATCGCTTAATGGGTTCAGACGGGAATGATCTCCTCATTGGCGGACTCGAGCGAGACATTCTTGCAGGAGGTGAAGGGGCGGATGTGTTCCGCTTTGAGTCTTTAGCTGATTCAAGCTTGCTGAGTCCAGACCGGATCAGGGATTTCAACCAAACCGAGGGAGACCGATTTCAATTGCTCCCTACTAATCCAAGTACCTTATGGAATGCAGGGGACGTTACAGGAGATAATCTGAGGGTTGCCCTTGAAGCGGCTTATGCCGATAGCAATCAAAGTGCAGGGGGGAGTCAACCCTTGGGACTCAATGAAGCAGTCTTGTTTAATTTTGGCTCTCGAAGTTATTTATCGATCAACAACACCATAAGTGGATTTAATCCCGAACAGGATTTAGTCGTAGAAGTATCCGGAATTGTCTTAGCTTCGGGAGATGAAAATGCCGGAGTTTTGAGTGTAAGTGACTATTTTGTCTAA